The following coding sequences are from one Salvia hispanica cultivar TCC Black 2014 chromosome 3, UniMelb_Shisp_WGS_1.0, whole genome shotgun sequence window:
- the LOC125217071 gene encoding tubby-like F-box protein 8 produces the protein MSFRSIARDLRESFGSLSRRSFDVRLPGHYRGKSHGSFNDLGDQPLLIQNSRWANLPPELLYDVIRRLEESESTWPTRKHVVACAAVCRSWRSMCKEIVKNPELCGKLTFPVSLKQPGSRDGTIQCFIKRDKSNLTYHLFLCLSPALLVENGKFLLSAKRTRRTTCTEYVISMDADNISRSSSTYIGKLRSNFLGTKFLIYDTQPCSHVPPPGRSSRRFYSKKVSPKVPTGSYSIAQITYELNVLGTRGPRKMNCIMHSIPVASLEPGGVVPGQPELLPRSLEDSFRSLSFSKSLDRSTEFSSSRFSEMARVSNEDDESSKTRPLVLKNKAPRWHEQLQCWCLNFRGRVTVASVKNFQLIASTQPPGASDHDKVILQFGKVEKDLFTMDYRYPLSAFQAFAICLSSFDTKLACE, from the exons ATGTCTTTCCGGAGTATAGCTCGGGATTTGAGGGAGAGTTTTGGCAGCCTGTCGCGGAGGAGTTTTGATGTGAGGTTGCCTGGACATTATAGGGGGAAATCTCATGGTTCGTTTAATGACTTGGGTGACCAGCCCTTGTTGATCCAGAACAGTAGGTGGGCTAATCTGCCGCCTGAGCTACTTTACGATGTGATTAGGAGGTTGGAGGAGAGCGAGAGCACGTGGCCCACCCGGAAACATGTCGTTGCGTGTGCAGCTGTTTGCCGGTCCTGGAGGAGCATGTGCAAGGAAATAGTTAAAAATCCGGAACTCTGTGGGAAGCTTACTTTCCCGGTTTCTCTTAAGCAG CCTGGCTCTCGTGACGGAACTATTCAGTGCTTCATTAAGCGAGACAAATCCAATTTAACCTACCACCTGTTTTTGTGCCTTAGTCCAG CTTTGCTAGTTGAAAATGGGAAGTTTCTTCTCTCTGCTAAAAGAACTCGAAGAACAACTTGTACAGAATACGTCATCTCTATGGATGCAGATAACATCTCCAGATCAAGTAGCACATACATTGGCAAACTAAG ATCGAATTTTCTCGGTACAAAGTTTTTGATATACGACACACAGCCATGTTCTCACGTCCCGCCACCGGGGAGGTCAAGCCGCCGGTTCTACTCCAAGAAAGTATCTCCGAAAGTACCGACGGGAAGTTACAGCATAGCTCAAATCACATACGAGCTGAACGTGCTCGGGACGCGCGGTCCGAGAAAAATGAACTGCATTATGCACTCAATCCCCGTCGCGTCCCTCGAACCCGGCGGCGTAGTTCCCGGGCAGCCGGAACTTCTCCCGAGATCCCTAGAAGACTCGTTCCGGAGCCTCTCATTCTCGAAGTCTCTGGACCGCTCCACCGAGTTCAGCAGCTCGAGATTTTCCGAAATGGCCCGGGTGTCGAACGAGGATGACGAGAGCAGCAAAACCCGGCCTTTGGTTCTGAAGAACAAGGCCCCGCGGTGGCACGAGCAGCTGCAGTGCTGGTGCCTCAACTTCCGGGGACGGGTGACAGTCGCGTCCGTGAAGAACTTCCAGCTGATCGCGTCGACTCAGCCACCGGGTGCTTCGGACCATGATAAGGTGATTCTGCAGTTTGGGAAGGTTGAGAAGGACTTGTTCACCATGGATTATAGGTATCCATTGTCTGCATTTCAGGCATTTGCAATCTGTTTGAGCAGCTTTGACACTAAACTGGCTTGTGAATAG